The Populus trichocarpa isolate Nisqually-1 chromosome 2, P.trichocarpa_v4.1, whole genome shotgun sequence genome has a window encoding:
- the LOC7453927 gene encoding uncharacterized protein LOC7453927, with the protein MHQKKSEIQIGKESTGISSDFSTTLNPQFLILHHFQQQNDPITPPSPPCSSPTPYKRPLLTTTTTTTTPHSQTPHRSNSLSKSPTIYHFSTTHQPQSLFSVSTAVKAAAFRFLCPRLARLKVHLRLILLLSLPFFYFLVSHPSHSFLLDFLSAFAFSAALLLSLNLALPRLPSIRLFLSRSFAINKLRNSASRHPLPVFWSIGSKPKPEKRATSGCFVQDYSNGDVYEGEFHKGKCSGSGVYYYYMSGRYEGDWIDGKYDGYGVETWARGSRYRGQYRQGLRHGFGVYRFYTGDVYAGEWSNGQSHGCGVHTCEDGSRYVGEFKWGVKHGLGHYHFRNGDTYAGEYFADKMHGFGVYRFANGHRYEGAWHEGRRQGLGMYTFRNGETQSGHWQNGILDVPSTQNTSHPVSPVAVYHSKVLNAVQEARRAAEKAYDVAKVDERVNRAVAAANRAANAARVAAVKAVQKQMHHNSNNDNIPIPFV; encoded by the exons ATGCATCAGAAGAAATCAGAAATCCAAATCGGAAAAGAAAGCACCGGCATCTCTTCCGATTTCTCAACTACGTTAAACCCGCAATTTCTCATCCTCCACCACTTCCAACAACAAAATGACCCAATTACCCCTCCTTCTCCTCCCTGTTCTTCCCCAACTCCTTACAAAAGACCTCTCTTAACGACCACGACCACGACCACAACCCCTCATAGCCAAACCCCTCATCGTTCCAATTCACTCTCTAAATCCCCTACTATTTACCATTTTTCCACGACCCATCAACCCCAGTCTCTCTTTTCCGTCTCCACTGCCGTTAAAGCTGCCGCCTTTCGATTTCTCTGCCCCCGTTTGGCTCGCCTGAAAGTGCACCTCCGCTTGATTCTCTTGCTCTCGCTTCCCTTCTTTTATTTCCTGGTTTCGCATCCGAGTCATTcgtttttgcttgattttttatctgCTTTTGCATTTTCTGCTGCTTTGTTATTGTCTCTTAATTTAGCTTTGCCTAGATTGCCTTCAATTCGACTGTTTTTATCGCGGTCATTTGCCATTAATAAGCTTAGGAACTCAGCATCCAGACATCCTTTACCGGTGTTTTGGTCAATTGGATCGAAGCCAAAACCGGAGAAAAGGGCGACTTCGGGTTGTTTTGTTCAGGATTATAGTAACGGAGACGTTTATGAAGGTGAATTTCATAAGGGAAAGTGTTCAGGAAGTggggtttattattattatatgagtGGAAGATATGAAGGTGATTGGATTGATGGGAAATACGATGGCTATGGAGTGGAAACTTGGGCTAGAGGGAGTCGGTATCGAGGGCAATATAGGCAAGGACTTAGACATGGATTTGGGGTGTATAGGTTTTATACAGGAGATGTTTATGCCGGTGAATGGTCTAATGGACAAAGTCATGGTTGTGGAGTTCATACTTGTGAGGACGGGAGTCGGTATGTTGGTGAATTCAAGTGGGGTGTCAAGCACGGACTCGGGCATTACCATTTCAG AAATGGGGATACATATGCTGGAGAATATTTTGCCGACAAGATGCATGGCTTTGGTGTCTATCGTTTTGCAAATGGGCATCGGTATGAGGGAGCCTGGCATGAGGGTAGAAGGCAAGGCCTGGGAATGTACACATTCAGAAATGGGGAGACTCAGTCTGGTCACTGGCAAAATGGAATTCTTGATGTCCCAAGCACGCAGAACACCTCTCATCCTGTATCTCCGGTTGCTGTTTATCATTCCAAAGTACTCAATGCAGTGCAG GAAGCAAGACGGGCAGCGGAAAAGGCTTATGATGTTGCAAAAGTTGATGAAAGAGTGAATAGGGCAGTAGCAGCAGCTAACAGAGCAGCTAATGCAGCTAGAGTGGCAGCAGTTAAAGCTGTTCAGAAACAAATGCATCATAACAGTAACAATGATAACATTCCGATTCCATTTGTGTGA